A window from Paludisphaera rhizosphaerae encodes these proteins:
- a CDS encoding SDR family NAD(P)-dependent oxidoreductase, producing the protein MARLKDKVAVITGATSGMALATARLFVEEGAYVFITGRRQKNLDEAVKAIGRNVTGVQGDASKLADLDRLFETVKKEKGRIDVLFASAGMGDFAPIGEVTEEQFDKIFGLNVRGTLFTVQKALPLFNDGGSIIMNGSIAGSMGFPAFGVYSASKAALRSFARTWTLDLKSRGIRVNVLSPGTIDTPILEGVPKEALDDFVQLIPRGSMGRPEEIATAALFLASSDSSFVTGSELFVDGGVAQV; encoded by the coding sequence ATGGCGAGGCTCAAGGACAAGGTGGCGGTGATCACGGGGGCGACGTCGGGCATGGCGCTCGCGACGGCCAGGTTGTTCGTGGAGGAGGGTGCTTACGTCTTCATCACCGGCCGGCGTCAGAAGAACCTGGACGAGGCGGTGAAGGCGATCGGCCGCAACGTGACCGGCGTGCAGGGGGACGCGAGCAAGCTCGCGGATCTCGACCGGTTGTTTGAGACGGTCAAGAAGGAGAAGGGGCGGATCGACGTCCTCTTCGCCAGCGCCGGGATGGGGGATTTCGCCCCCATCGGCGAGGTGACCGAGGAGCAGTTCGACAAGATCTTCGGGCTGAACGTCCGGGGGACGCTCTTCACCGTGCAGAAGGCGCTGCCGCTCTTCAACGACGGCGGGTCGATCATCATGAACGGGTCGATCGCCGGCTCGATGGGCTTCCCGGCCTTCGGCGTCTACAGCGCCAGCAAGGCGGCGCTCCGCTCGTTCGCCCGGACGTGGACGCTCGACCTGAAGTCGCGCGGCATCCGCGTCAACGTCCTGAGCCCCGGCACGATCGACACGCCGATCCTCGAAGGCGTCCCCAAGGAGGCGCTCGACGATTTCGTGCAGCTCATCCCTCGCGGTTCGATGGGCCGCCCCGAGGAGATCGCCACCGCCGCGCTCTTCCTGGCTTCGAGCGACTCCAGCTTCGTCACCGGCAGCGAACTCTTCGTCGACGGCGGCGTCGCCCAGGTCTGA